A stretch of the Snodgrassella alvi genome encodes the following:
- a CDS encoding RHS repeat domain-containing protein: MLIQVKPKQESQAQRAESYSYDAIDNRTGSAQQPGEWQYNDLNQLIKWGEGKQQTSLSYTINGQLATEENANKKLSYSYNAADRLSKVSNDNGEIASYQYDPFGRRISKTVNGKTTYYIYSSEGLIAKLDQTGRMQVAYGWAPDSDWGIRPLWQANLNEGQTLKNASYHYLITDHLGTPQLAINSAGEQSWKITSDAFGNSELDANNQITMNLRFPGQYYDEETGLSYNYFRDYDAKTGRYIQSDPIGLAGGVNTYGYVGGNPLVYSDPTGEFAQVIVPVLIGATILSACVVSPVCKKNVTDSWSGLYQNIRERIKGTDVLPTLTGNREDNKNNTKSCDSNTVSINDPNNVTILWEQYLHLKILMMKKLRFFYWY; this comes from the coding sequence TTGTTAATCCAAGTCAAACCGAAACAAGAAAGCCAAGCGCAACGAGCAGAATCGTACAGCTACGATGCCATAGACAACCGCACCGGTAGCGCCCAACAACCAGGTGAGTGGCAGTACAACGACCTCAACCAACTCATCAAATGGGGAGAAGGCAAACAACAAACCAGCCTCAGCTACACCATCAACGGGCAGCTAGCGACAGAAGAAAACGCCAATAAAAAACTCAGCTATAGCTATAACGCTGCAGATAGACTAAGTAAAGTCAGCAACGACAACGGAGAAATAGCCAGCTACCAATACGACCCATTTGGCCGGCGCATCAGCAAAACCGTAAATGGCAAAACTACCTACTACATCTACAGCAGCGAAGGACTAATAGCCAAACTGGATCAAACAGGACGGATGCAAGTAGCGTACGGTTGGGCACCAGACAGCGATTGGGGCATCAGGCCCTTATGGCAGGCCAATCTAAATGAAGGCCAAACCCTAAAAAATGCCAGCTATCACTACCTAATAACAGACCATCTTGGCACCCCACAACTAGCAATAAACAGTGCAGGAGAACAGAGCTGGAAGATTACCAGTGATGCGTTTGGCAACAGCGAACTGGATGCAAATAACCAAATCACCATGAACCTGAGGTTTCCGGGACAGTATTACGACGAAGAGACCGGACTATCGTATAACTACTTCAGGGATTATGACGCGAAGACGGGGAGATATATCCAGAGTGACCCGATAGGGTTAGCAGGAGGAGTAAACACGTATGGGTATGTAGGTGGAAATCCGCTGGTATACAGTGATCCGACTGGGGAGTTTGCTCAAGTAATAGTTCCAGTATTAATAGGAGCCACTATTTTAAGTGCATGTGTAGTGTCACCAGTATGTAAAAAAAATGTCACTGATTCTTGGTCTGGTTTATATCAAAATATACGTGAAAGAATTAAAGGCACAGATGTTTTGCCTACATTAACGGGAAACAGAGAAGATAATAAAAATAATACAAAATCATGCGATAGTAATACAGTTAGTATAAATGATCCCAATAATGTTACTATATTATGGGAGCAGTACCTCCACCTGAAGATCCTGATGATGAAAAAACTCAGATTCTTTTATTGGTATTAG